The genomic stretch GCGTGTAGCTGAATACGATCACATAAAAGCCCAAGTTCATCAACATCCACGACAGGCTGCTAATGCATTCGATCACGAAATTCACTCGAAACGTCATGTTTCGCACCAAACTGTTGCGAGCGAACGTGAGAAAGACTCGGACGTAGGAAGCGTGGTTCATTGACGATTCGACGATTTCTAATCGAGATTTGAGTATACTACCACGATTGCCGCAAGATGAACCGATGAGACCACTGAAAAACAGGCCGACAAGCTTGTCGCAATCAAGCGAGCATTGGAGCGGTAAATGACCGAAGGGCGATTGATTGAACGATTTGGCAACTGATTGCCGCCGGTTTTCGCAGTCGGTCTCCGAACGCCGGTGACAATCGAATTCACAGCATGATGGAAGAATCGTTCCAAGGCGACCAGAAAATCGGGGGTCGCGGATGTCCATCCGCGACCACAGCCCATGGGCCAAGCCGTCGGGAAGTCACATGGTACCAATCACGGTTGCATTCTTACGCGCGATCCACGTCCAATGGCGATCGCTCGTTTTTTTCATTGAACTGGCGGAAAGATTCAACCCGGCGACGAGCTGTTCGACTTCCGTGAGCGTCAACGCCGCTCGAAGCGAGTCGGCAAACATCGCTCGCTGGTGGTCGGCTTCGATCGAAATGCCAGAAGCCGGAGTATAGCGATTCACCAGTTGTTCGAGTTTATGTTGGTTCGCCGGGCGGATCAAATCTCGAAAAAATAGCAAACCTCCCGGTCGAGCGACGCGAACCGCTTCATGCAGGCACATTTGCGGTTCCGGTAAATGATGAATGATGCTGTTCGAGATAACGGCATCGAAACTGTCAGTGGCGAAGTTCAACCGTTTGGCATCGGCGTGTTCAAGCCGGATCTGAGATGATAATCCGGCCCGCTCGACGTTGAGTTTCGCCATTTCGAGCATGTGCCGCGAAGCATCGACCGCGGTGATGTGGATGTTTGCAGATCGCCGGCAGAGTTCGATGGGAATTTGAGCGGTGCCGGCACCCAGATCGAGCAGATTTATTGGCGACGCCATCAGAGAAGCAGCCACGAGCAAGTCATCGACAAATCGACGATTCACTTCGCGGTGGTCCATCGAATCGTAGTCGCGCGCCTCAGCGGGCGTATCCATGACTTCCGGTTCGAGTATGCGGGAAAGTATGCGCTGCGGCTTCATGGGGAAGGGGGAATAAGGAATGAGCATCGAGAACGTCATGATTGCCTTGTCATTCCGCAATCCTCATCCCGCATTCCTCGATTCTCAAATAAAGCTCTCCTGTACTTCCGGTGGCGCTGGGCCGTATTTCAACGGTTCCATCGAAAAACTGGCCCGGCCTT from Pirellulales bacterium encodes the following:
- a CDS encoding ABC transporter permease, yielding MNHASYVRVFLTFARNSLVRNMTFRVNFVIECISSLSWMLMNLGFYVIVFSYT
- a CDS encoding class I SAM-dependent methyltransferase, translated to MKPQRILSRILEPEVMDTPAEARDYDSMDHREVNRRFVDDLLVAASLMASPINLLDLGAGTAQIPIELCRRSANIHITAVDASRHMLEMAKLNVERAGLSSQIRLEHADAKRLNFATDSFDAVISNSIIHHLPEPQMCLHEAVRVARPGGLLFFRDLIRPANQHKLEQLVNRYTPASGISIEADHQRAMFADSLRAALTLTEVEQLVAGLNLSASSMKKTSDRHWTWIARKNATVIGTM